From Diospyros lotus cultivar Yz01 chromosome 4, ASM1463336v1, whole genome shotgun sequence, a single genomic window includes:
- the LOC127798760 gene encoding lamin-like protein yields MEKQLSRRSGIAPPALAVAVAVLLMVPAVSSVRYIVGANMGWTSNVNYTIWARGKQFYNGDWLFFVYDRNQMNVLEVNQTDYEACNSDHPLHNWTTGAGRDVVPLNQTRNYYFISGKGFCFGGMKVAIHVENPPPPPAASPIKDGASAYNLRGQIVIPTVFAIAAVWDSFLRLW; encoded by the exons atgGAGAAGCAGCTGAGCAGGAGGAGCGGAATTGCGCCGCCAGCCCTGGCGGTGGCCGTGGCCGTGTTGCTGATGGTTCCGGCGGTCTCGTCCGTACGGTACATCGTCGGAGCGAACATGGGATGGACAAGCAATGTTAACTACACAATTTGGGCCCGGGGCAAGCAATTCTACAATGGTGACTGGCTCT TTTTTGTATACGACAGGAACCAAATGAACGTGTTGGAGGTCAACCAAACAGACTACGAGGCCTGCAATTCGGATCATCCCCTCCACAACTGGACCACCGGAGCTGGAAGGGACGTGGTGCCGCTCAATCAGACACGAAATTACTATTTCATTAGCGGCAAAGGTTTCTGCTTTGGCGGGATGAAGGTTGCCATCCATGTGGAAAACCCGCCGCCCCCTCCTGCAGCTTCCCCAATCAAGGATGGCGCCTCAGCATACAATCTCAGGGGCCAGATTGTGATACCAACTGTATTCGCCATTGCTGCCGTGTGGGACTCGTTTCTCCGGCTGTGGTAG